The Belonocnema kinseyi isolate 2016_QV_RU_SX_M_011 chromosome 10, B_treatae_v1, whole genome shotgun sequence genome has a window encoding:
- the LOC117181648 gene encoding waprin-Thr1 has protein sequence MAATESFLVVLLLLIAQSMAQLSHKGGSCPLRNSVSKCTPSCVSDYQCSSNEKCCPNKCGNQSCATPSSTNTGSDGGYKSSSKGEVVYCAGVKCLQYEKCEFDRNSKRDKCVRT, from the exons ATGGCAG caacGGAATCATTTCTGGTCGTCCTTCTTCTCCTAATCGCCCAATCGATGGCCCAACTATCtc ATAAAGGAGGAAGTTGTCCATTGAGAAATAGTGTCAGCAAATGTACGCCATCATGTGTGAGTGACTATCAATGCAGTTCTAATGAAAAGTGCTGTCCAAATAAATGTGGAAACCAATCATGTGCTACGCCTAGTTCAACAAATACAGGATCTGACGGAGGTTACAAATCATCGTCTAAAG GTGAAGTTGTCTACTGTGCAGGTGTGAAATGCCTTCAATATGAGAAGTGTGAGTTCGACAGAAACTCCAAACGTGATAAATGTGTTCGAACTTGA
- the LOC117182160 gene encoding actin cytoskeleton-regulatory complex protein pan1-like, with protein sequence MASLTLFSILAMTMTTVYGQRYGNAYNRLKPGSCPPPLPINVCTKTCSSDGLCLGISKCCPTSCGGSICSRAVTNRKPTPDKIEKPGVCPDPSSGRWICSSTCIDDSDCTETRKCCRTNCGGFICKKPQIPEEAVAPPVAPPVSAPVSTPVAPPVSAPVVPAVAPPVVPPVSAPVAPPVVRPVPSNNDVNVHSNNIPYDNGNIEPSYHTNREPSYNANREPSHNNNREPAYNANREPAYNANREPSHNNNREPAYNANREPAYNANREPAYNANREPSYNANREPAYNANREPAYNANRDNPFLFSRPRN encoded by the exons ATGGCATCACTTACTTTATTTTCAATACTGGCCATGACCATGACAACCGTTTACGGTCAAAGATACGGCAATGCTTACAATCGACTGAAACCTGGTTCATGTCCCCCGCCACTGCCAATTAATGTCTGCACCAAAACATGTTCCTCGGACGGTCTTTGTTTGGGAATATCAAAATGTTGTCCTACAAGTTGCGGTGGTTCCATCTGCTCGAGAGCGGTCACCAACAGGAAACCAACACCTGATAAAATAG AAAAACCCGGAGTCTGTCCTGATCCATCAAGCGGACGTTGGATCTGCTCATCGACCTGCATTGACGACAGCGATTGCACAGAAACTAGAAAATGTTGCAGAACCAACTGCGGTGGCTTCATTTGCAAAAAACCTCAAATCCCAGAAGAAGCAGTTGCCCCCCCGGTTGCTCCTCCGGTTTCTGCCCCAGTTTCCACCCCAGTTGCTCCCCCGGTTTCTGCCCCAGTTGTCCCCGCAGTTGCTCCCCCCGTTGTTCCCCCAGTTTCTGCCCCTGTTGCACCTCCGGTCGTTCGCCCGGTTCCCTCCAACAATGACGTAAATGTACATTCAAATAACATTCCATACGATAATGGCAATATTGAGCCATCGTATCATACCAATCGTGAGCCATCGTATAACGCCAATCGTGAGCCATCGCATAATAACAATCGTGAGCCAGCGTATAACGCCAATCGTGAGCCAGCGTATAACGCCAATCGT GAGCCATCGCATAATAACAATCGTGAGCCAGCGTATAACGCCAATCGTGAGCCAGCGTATAACGCCAATCGTGAGCCAGCGTATAACGCCAATCGTGAGCCATCATATAACGCCAATCGTGAGCCAGCGTATAACGCCAATCGTGAGCCAGCGTATAATGCCAATCGTGACAATCCATTTTTATTCAGTAGACCTCGTAATTAA